A genomic segment from Natator depressus isolate rNatDep1 chromosome 19, rNatDep2.hap1, whole genome shotgun sequence encodes:
- the GPR3 gene encoding G-protein coupled receptor 3: MNKDMSHNSTEDQQGWFAASNGSSSSLNLDSVVQPLALNPWDVVLCISGTIISCENAIVVAVIFYTPAFRTPMFLLIRSLAIADFLAGMGLIFHFAFVYCIQSQVVNLITVGLLVTSFTASVGSLLAITIDRYLSLYNALTYYSERTVTRTYIMLILTWGFSICFGLLPVMGWNCLKDVSTCSIVKPLTKNNLIILSISFFMVFAVMLQLYVQICKIVCRHAHQIAVQRHFLATSHYVTTRKGISTLAVILGTFASCWLPFAIYCLLGDYTYPALYTYMTILPATYNSMINPVIYAFRNQEIQKVLWTVCCGCFSSTMPFRSRSPSDV; the protein is encoded by the coding sequence ATGAACAAGGACATGTCccacaactccactgaagaccAGCAGGGCTGGTTTGCAGCCAGtaatggcagcagcagctccttgaaCCTGGACTCTGTGGTGCAACCTCTTGCCCTGAATCCCTGGGATGTGGTGCTTTGCATTTCTGGGACCATCATCTCTTGTGAGAATGCGATTGTGGTAGCCGTCATATTTTACACCCCTGCCTTCCGGACTCCAATGTTCCTGCTCATCAGGAGCCTTGCCATTGCTGACTTCCTAGCCGGCATGGGCCTTATATTCCACTTTGCCTTTGTGTATTGCATCCAGTCACAGGTGGTGAACCTCATCACTGTGGGGCTCCTGGTGACCTCGTTCACTGCCAGCGTGGGCAGCCTGTTGGCCATCACCATAGACCGCTACCTTTCCCTCTACAATGCACTGACTTACTATTCAGAAAGGACGGTCACCAGGACTTACATCATGCTGATCCTGACCTGGGGGTTTTCCATCTGCtttgggctgctgcctgtcatgGGCTGGAACTGCTTGAAAGACGTCTCCACCTGCAGCATCGTGAAGCCCCTGACCAAGAACAACCTCATCATCCTCTCCATCTCCTTCTTCATGGTCTTTGCGGTGATGTTGCAGCTTTACGTACAGATCTGCAAGATAGTTTGCAGGCACGCCCACCAGATCGCTGTGCAGAGACACTTCCTGGCCACCTCACACTACGTCACCACTAGGAAAGGCATCTCCACCTTAGCTGTCATCTTGGGGACTTTTGCTTCTTGCTGGCTGCCCTTTGCCATTTACTGCCTCCTGGGAGATTACACCTACCCAGCCCTCTATACCTACATGACCATCCTCCCGGCTACCTACAACTCCATGATTAACCCCGTTATCTATGCCTTCAGGAACCAAGAGATCCAGAAAGTGCTGTGGACTGTGTGCTGTGGGTGCTTCTCTTCCACAATGCCTTTCAGGTCCAGATCTCCAAGCGATGTCTGA